Proteins encoded by one window of Passer domesticus isolate bPasDom1 chromosome 10, bPasDom1.hap1, whole genome shotgun sequence:
- the IGFBP5 gene encoding insulin-like growth factor-binding protein 5 isoform X2, translating into MISLSHESCVNLGAAQAPDIHALQVSQWNKGVRSHQLPPCCHRGIRYWNTLEPLFQKLVWLLSHGLIGFSSSVFERESREHEEPTTSEMTEETYPPKAYRPKHGRLSELKAEALKKDRRKKLTLAKFVGMAENTAHPRVVIPELRQEFELGPCRRHMEASLQELKSSQRMVPRAVHLPNCDRKGFYKRKQCKPSRGRKRGLCWCVDKYGMKLPGTDFLSGDLQCHAFDSSNVE; encoded by the exons ATGATCTCCCTTTCCCATGAATCCTGTGTGAACCTGGGGGCAGCCCAAGCACCTGATATTCACGCTCTGCAG GTGTCTCAGTGGAACAAGGGAGTGAGGTCTCATCAACTTCCACCATGTTGTCACAGGGGTATAAGATACTGGAATACCCTGGAGCCCCTCTTCCAAAAGCTTGTGTGGCTTTTGAGCCATGGACTGATTGGATTCTCATCATCTGTCTTTG AACGGGAATCCCGGGAGCATGAGGAGCCGACCACGTCGGAGATGACAGAGGAGACCTACCCACCCAAGGCCTACCGGCCCAAGCACGGGCGCCTCTCTGAGCTCAAGGCCGAAGCCCTGAAGAAGGACCGCCGGAAGAAGCTGACCCTGGCAAAGTTCGTGGGCATGGCTGAGAACACAGCTCACCCTCGTGTTGTCATCCCTGAGCTCCGGCAGGAGTTTGAGCTG GGCCCGTGCCGCAGGCACATGGAGGcgtccctgcaggagctgaagaGCAGCCAGCGGATGGTCCCCCGCGCTGTCCACCTCCCCAACTGTGACCGCAAGGGCTTCTACAAGAGGAAGCAG TGCAAGCCCTCCCGGGGCCGGAAGCGTGGGCTGTGTTGGTGTGTGGACAAGTATGGCATGAAGCTGCCGGGGACTGACTTCCTGAGCGGAGACCTGCAGTGCCACGCGTTTGACAGCAGCAATGTGGAGTGA